A section of the Longimicrobium sp. genome encodes:
- a CDS encoding sensor histidine kinase — translation MTAPARRADDAPRHALPPGLIHDLRTPLGQIIGYAELLVERAEDDEAASLVADLQKVRAAAYRMLRLIEDNFFGIRPAPVQPDAQAVEPVPSTVPAESTESTEPAAPATSAPGSGRVRVPLARFIMDNTESILAEWEAFARTCTPASGGMDIVALRDHAAEMLKVIAADLGTEQGGDEQSEKSKGKAPAVQAAAATAAEEHGADRAGSGFTIEQMVSEYRALRASVIRLWTQAHGELTPADVDDLTRFNEAIDQSLAESVSRYTEELDNSKEMFLAILGHDLRTPLGVVFTSARFMLDTGELAEPHLTLMGRIASSSTRMVHMVGDLLDFTRSRLGGGIPIVRGEVSMGKVVHEVVDELAALHPERPIEVHARGEERGEWDAARIAQVLGNLVGNALEHGSEGTPVTVTVGGGGDEITVAVHNRGPAIPPEQLKGIFHPMKPRESTASAASGPSGSLGLGLYIAERIVHAHAGTIEVASDEGGTTFTVHLPRTAPAA, via the coding sequence GTGACGGCCCCCGCCCGCCGCGCCGACGATGCGCCCCGGCACGCTTTGCCGCCGGGGCTGATCCACGACCTGCGCACGCCGCTGGGGCAGATCATCGGCTACGCCGAGCTGCTGGTGGAGCGGGCGGAGGACGACGAGGCCGCGAGCCTGGTGGCGGACCTCCAGAAGGTGCGGGCGGCGGCGTACCGCATGCTGCGGCTGATCGAGGACAACTTCTTCGGCATCCGCCCGGCTCCCGTGCAGCCCGATGCGCAGGCCGTGGAGCCGGTGCCGTCCACGGTGCCGGCAGAGTCCACCGAGTCGACTGAGCCCGCCGCCCCGGCTACGTCCGCGCCGGGTTCCGGGCGGGTGCGCGTGCCGCTGGCGCGGTTCATCATGGACAACACCGAGTCCATCCTGGCCGAGTGGGAGGCGTTCGCCCGCACGTGCACGCCGGCCAGCGGCGGCATGGACATCGTGGCGCTGCGCGACCACGCCGCCGAAATGCTCAAGGTAATCGCCGCCGACCTGGGCACGGAGCAGGGCGGGGACGAGCAGTCGGAAAAATCCAAGGGGAAAGCGCCCGCCGTCCAGGCCGCGGCGGCCACCGCGGCCGAGGAGCACGGCGCCGACCGGGCGGGGAGCGGGTTCACCATCGAGCAGATGGTTTCCGAGTACCGTGCCCTGCGCGCCAGCGTCATCCGGCTGTGGACCCAGGCCCACGGCGAACTCACCCCCGCCGACGTGGACGACCTGACGCGGTTCAACGAGGCGATCGACCAGTCTCTGGCGGAGTCCGTCTCGCGCTATACCGAGGAGCTCGACAACTCCAAGGAGATGTTCCTGGCCATCCTGGGCCACGACCTGCGCACGCCTCTCGGCGTGGTGTTCACCTCCGCCCGGTTCATGCTGGACACGGGCGAGCTCGCCGAGCCCCACCTGACGCTCATGGGGCGCATCGCCAGCAGCTCCACCCGCATGGTGCACATGGTGGGCGACCTGCTGGACTTCACCCGCAGCCGCCTGGGCGGGGGAATTCCAATCGTCCGTGGGGAGGTGAGCATGGGCAAGGTGGTGCACGAGGTGGTGGACGAGCTCGCCGCGCTTCACCCGGAGCGGCCCATCGAGGTGCACGCCCGCGGCGAGGAGCGGGGCGAATGGGATGCCGCGCGCATCGCCCAGGTGCTGGGCAACCTGGTGGGGAACGCGCTGGAGCACGGCTCCGAGGGCACGCCCGTCACCGTCACCGTGGGCGGCGGCGGCGACGAGATCACGGTGGCCGTCCACAACCGCGGGCCCGCCATCCCCCCCGAGCAGCTGAAGGGCATCTTTCACCCCATGAAGCCGCGCGAGTCCACGGCGAGCGCCGCCAGCGGGCCGTCGGGAAGCCTGGGGCTGGGGCTTTACATCGCCGAGCGCATCGTCCACGCCCACGCGGGGACCATCGAGGTGGCCTCGGACGAGGGCGGCACCACGTTCACCGTCCACCTGCCCCGTACCGCCCCGGCAGCCTAG